A window of Chitinophagales bacterium contains these coding sequences:
- a CDS encoding rhodanese-like domain-containing protein — translation MRLLICLLFMGMLATAAAQPYRFDNKLFTNIFPEDLCDAFTKNPGYVIIDVRSPGEYADTSGFDGANIGRLKGALNIPVGELPKRWKELDAYKDKAVFLYCSHSQRSRRASKFLSDSGFSRVFNINGGMSRILSEKNKKEYCLNDIYTSGLPYRWLTAKTVMENSIEKNPFFIIDTRSDSAYRGIASAEALNHLGKIKGATHIPADQIMGSLKKIPQDKPLLLIDAFGEDVTKTARLLVEQGYTEVNVLYGGLEDWIEAALFYSIPTVIRHQSNSPFKMAGPEQAVALINDDNSLIIDIRKTEVFENKSPDSWENIGHLKKAVNVPAKQWEDGHLMADKKKPILIYSISMNDEVFKTALLIRKLGFKNIYILHGGLWGFRRNANNLKGKMNWNDLVVDVPEANY, via the coding sequence ATGCGTCTGTTAATATGCCTGCTATTCATGGGTATGCTTGCTACTGCTGCTGCACAGCCCTATCGGTTTGACAATAAACTATTCACCAACATTTTTCCGGAAGACCTGTGTGATGCATTCACAAAGAACCCCGGCTATGTGATTATAGACGTGCGCAGTCCGGGTGAATATGCCGATACCTCAGGATTTGATGGGGCCAATATTGGTCGATTAAAAGGCGCCCTCAATATCCCTGTGGGCGAACTTCCCAAACGCTGGAAGGAATTGGATGCCTATAAAGACAAAGCTGTCTTTCTGTATTGCTCCCATAGCCAGCGAAGCCGCAGGGCCTCGAAATTTTTAAGCGATAGTGGTTTTAGCCGGGTATTCAATATCAATGGGGGTATGTCGCGTATACTTTCTGAAAAAAATAAAAAAGAGTATTGCCTGAATGATATCTATACATCCGGACTCCCCTATCGTTGGCTGACGGCAAAAACAGTGATGGAAAACAGCATTGAAAAAAATCCGTTCTTTATTATTGATACCCGGTCAGACTCTGCCTATAGGGGTATTGCTTCAGCAGAAGCCCTGAATCATTTAGGGAAGATAAAAGGCGCCACCCATATTCCAGCCGATCAGATCATGGGTTCACTTAAAAAGATACCGCAGGATAAACCACTTCTCCTGATCGATGCATTTGGAGAGGATGTGACCAAAACAGCCCGGCTTCTGGTGGAACAGGGTTATACTGAAGTGAATGTACTCTATGGCGGACTGGAAGATTGGATCGAGGCTGCTTTGTTCTATTCCATCCCTACCGTTATCCGGCATCAATCGAACTCTCCTTTCAAAATGGCAGGACCTGAACAGGCGGTTGCCCTTATCAACGACGACAATTCATTGATCATTGATATCCGTAAAACGGAGGTTTTTGAAAACAAATCACCCGATAGCTGGGAAAACATAGGTCACCTGAAGAAAGCCGTGAATGTGCCTGCCAAACAATGGGAAGACGGTCACCTGATGGCCGATAAAAAGAAACCGATACTGATCTATTCGATCTCTATGAATGATGAGGTATTTAAAACAGCCCTGTTGATTCGTAAACTGGGGTTCAAGAATATCTATATACTGCATGGTGGTCTGTGGGGATTCCGTAGAAATGCAAACAACCTGAAAGGGAAAATGAACTGGAACGATCTGGTGGTGGATGTACCAGAGGCGAACTATTAA
- the ychF gene encoding redox-regulated ATPase YchF, with product MALQAGIVGLPNVGKSTLFNAVSNSAKAQASNYRFCTIEPNVGLVDVPDERLNKLAELVVPNRIVPTQIEIVDIAGLVRGASKGEGLGNKFLANIREVDAIIQVIRCFEDENILREEGPIHPVGDKEIIDTELQLKDLESVEKKIQKTEKQARIDPKLKAELEVLIRCKDHLEKGKNIRELEITKEERPAIADLFLLTEKPVLYVANVDEASMHTGNKFSQQLIEAVKNEKAQVIIMNNSIEAQIAEMEDMDDRQLFMEEYKMTEPALNRLIRSTYKLLDLYTYFTAGVQEVRAWTIHEGWKAPQAASVIHTDFEKGFIKAEVISYADFVQYGSEAACREAGKLRIEGKEYIVKDGDVMHFRFNV from the coding sequence ATGGCATTACAAGCAGGTATCGTAGGACTTCCCAATGTTGGTAAATCCACCCTATTTAACGCAGTGAGTAACAGCGCAAAAGCGCAGGCAAGCAATTACCGGTTCTGTACCATTGAACCCAATGTAGGCCTGGTGGATGTACCGGACGAAAGGCTGAATAAACTGGCTGAACTGGTGGTCCCTAACCGGATCGTACCTACGCAGATCGAGATCGTGGACATTGCCGGGCTGGTACGGGGGGCAAGTAAAGGAGAAGGCCTGGGTAATAAGTTCCTGGCCAATATTCGTGAGGTAGATGCCATCATCCAGGTCATCCGTTGTTTTGAAGATGAAAATATCCTGCGGGAAGAGGGACCCATCCATCCGGTTGGCGACAAGGAGATCATCGATACGGAGCTTCAATTAAAAGATCTGGAAAGTGTGGAGAAGAAGATCCAGAAGACCGAGAAGCAGGCGCGTATTGACCCCAAACTCAAAGCTGAATTGGAAGTGCTGATCCGCTGTAAGGATCATCTGGAGAAGGGTAAAAATATCCGTGAACTCGAGATTACCAAAGAAGAAAGGCCTGCCATTGCCGATCTCTTTTTGCTGACAGAGAAACCCGTTCTGTATGTGGCGAATGTGGATGAAGCCTCCATGCATACGGGCAATAAATTCTCCCAACAATTGATCGAAGCGGTAAAGAATGAAAAGGCCCAGGTCATCATCATGAATAATTCCATTGAGGCCCAGATCGCGGAAATGGAAGACATGGATGACCGTCAGCTCTTCATGGAAGAATACAAAATGACCGAGCCTGCGCTTAACCGGTTGATCCGCTCCACCTATAAACTCCTTGATCTCTATACCTATTTCACAGCCGGTGTACAGGAAGTGCGTGCCTGGACCATTCACGAAGGATGGAAAGCCCCACAGGCTGCGAGCGTGATCCATACAGATTTTGAAAAAGGGTTTATCAAAGCAGAGGTTATTTCCTATGCCGACTTTGTACAGTACGGATCAGAAGCTGCTTGCCGCGAAGCAGGTAAACTCAGGATCGAAGGAAAAGAGTATATAGTTAAGGATGGGGATGTGATGCATTTCCGGTTTAACGTATAA
- a CDS encoding DUF4397 domain-containing protein, whose product MKRMNLKYSGLILLTGVLVLGACKKEFNKVITDNTDPDKSYFRLYNAALSTTRNYVYVNNIQVTGAAVAYAGLFPSTGYYTSVVPGGNQILIKDTLGTSAQNPISFSAVFEKGKRYTVFTYDTLATVKYKMVFDDIVVPTDTTARVRFANMIFSSVSIPNVDIYSTRRASNVFSNIPSTGVTPFIPYASQNDTLYVRATGTTTNLATLSNFFPTQKRSYTVIFRGRYQTTGTTGVARTLTSFSNY is encoded by the coding sequence ATGAAACGAATGAATTTAAAATATAGTGGTCTGATCCTTCTGACGGGAGTGCTTGTGCTGGGCGCCTGTAAGAAAGAGTTCAACAAAGTGATCACCGACAACACGGATCCCGATAAGAGCTATTTCCGGCTTTATAATGCGGCATTAAGTACCACGCGTAATTATGTATATGTAAATAACATACAGGTTACAGGGGCAGCCGTGGCCTATGCGGGTCTGTTCCCTTCGACTGGATATTATACCTCCGTTGTTCCAGGTGGCAATCAGATCCTGATCAAGGACACATTAGGCACTTCCGCCCAAAACCCCATTTCCTTTAGTGCCGTATTTGAAAAAGGAAAAAGGTACACTGTGTTTACCTATGATACACTGGCAACGGTCAAGTATAAAATGGTATTTGATGATATCGTAGTACCAACAGATACCACCGCACGAGTGAGGTTTGCCAACATGATATTCTCCTCCGTGTCGATCCCCAATGTAGATATTTACTCTACGCGCCGTGCATCGAACGTGTTCTCGAATATCCCGTCCACAGGTGTTACACCCTTTATCCCCTATGCATCGCAAAATGACACTTTGTATGTAAGGGCAACGGGTACAACCACCAACCTGGCTACTTTGTCAAATTTCTTCCCCACACAGAAAAGAAGCTATACCGTTATTTTCCGTGGAAGATACCAGACTACAGGTACCACCGGTGTGGCCAGAACGCTTACCTCGTTCTCCAATTATTAG
- a CDS encoding spore maturation protein produces MVVGKSSDKYDSVYYYALGNPVKQGLSEKYGDLLREYGYHKTSDPVRATVLLSDGNQTDSVNTLLSNHPGLTSFTYVSIQKKLVRKVDGIIETAKNAVMDIILPLVGILALFMGFLNIAEKAGGVRFLSRIIGPFFSRIFPDIPKGHPATGHMLMNFSANLLNLDNAATPFGLKAMESLQELNPNKAVASNAQIMFMALHASGLTLIPVTIIAFRSGLGAANPTDIFIPCMIATFVATIAALFIVSFKQKINLLQPVVLGWILGISALIALLVTYVTSLEGKSAQAFSGVMSNGVILAIFLLIVLGGVYKKIDVFDAFVEGAKGGFETAVRIIPYIVGMLVAISMLRTSGSFDVVINGIKYLFAAMGTDTRFVDGLPTALIKPLSGSGARGMMLDTMKTFGADSFAGRLACVLQGSSDTTFYVIAVYFGSISVKNTRYAVGAMLLADLAGIITSILLAYLFFG; encoded by the coding sequence ATGGTGGTAGGCAAGTCCTCAGATAAATATGACAGTGTTTATTATTATGCTCTGGGAAACCCTGTCAAACAGGGGTTATCTGAGAAATACGGGGATCTGCTGCGCGAGTATGGGTACCATAAAACCTCAGATCCGGTAAGGGCTACCGTACTCTTGTCGGATGGCAATCAAACTGACTCGGTTAATACCCTTCTTTCCAACCATCCCGGACTTACTTCTTTCACCTATGTTTCCATTCAGAAAAAACTGGTTCGGAAAGTGGATGGCATCATTGAAACGGCTAAGAATGCCGTCATGGATATCATTCTCCCGCTGGTGGGGATATTGGCCTTATTCATGGGTTTTTTGAATATCGCCGAAAAAGCAGGGGGTGTTCGATTCCTTTCCCGGATCATTGGCCCTTTTTTCTCCCGGATATTTCCGGATATTCCCAAAGGCCATCCGGCCACCGGGCATATGCTCATGAATTTTTCCGCCAATCTATTGAACCTGGATAATGCCGCCACACCTTTTGGATTAAAGGCCATGGAAAGCCTGCAGGAATTGAACCCTAATAAGGCCGTCGCCTCGAATGCACAGATCATGTTCATGGCCCTCCACGCTTCAGGGCTTACGCTGATACCGGTAACCATCATAGCCTTCCGGTCGGGGCTGGGGGCAGCCAATCCAACGGATATTTTTATCCCTTGCATGATAGCCACCTTTGTGGCTACCATAGCAGCCTTATTTATCGTTTCATTTAAACAAAAAATCAACCTCCTTCAACCTGTGGTATTAGGCTGGATATTGGGTATATCGGCCCTGATTGCCTTATTAGTGACCTATGTAACAAGCCTTGAAGGAAAGTCGGCCCAGGCTTTTTCCGGGGTCATGAGCAATGGGGTCATCCTGGCGATTTTTCTATTGATCGTACTGGGAGGGGTGTATAAGAAGATCGATGTGTTTGATGCCTTTGTAGAAGGTGCCAAAGGCGGCTTTGAAACCGCTGTACGGATCATTCCCTATATCGTGGGTATGCTGGTAGCCATAAGCATGCTGCGTACCAGTGGCAGTTTTGATGTGGTGATCAACGGGATCAAATATCTTTTTGCGGCTATGGGAACAGATACCCGTTTTGTAGACGGGTTACCAACTGCCCTGATCAAACCCCTAAGTGGCAGTGGTGCCCGGGGAATGATGCTGGACACAATGAAAACATTTGGCGCCGATTCTTTTGCCGGTCGCCTGGCCTGTGTGCTACAAGGATCTTCTGATACCACCTTTTATGTGATCGCGGTTTATTTCGGATCTATCAGCGTTAAAAATACACGCTATGCGGTGGGGGCCATGCTGCTTGCCGACCTGGCAGGTATAATCACGTCCATCCTTCTTGCCTATCTATTCTTCGGTTAG
- a CDS encoding succinate dehydrogenase/fumarate reductase iron-sulfur subunit, protein MNLTLKVWKQKNSNTSGEFVTYDVKDISTEMSFLEMFDVLNERLIREGKEPIAFDHDCREGICGMCSMYINGRPHGPWHATTTCQLHMRAFQDGETIVVEPWRANPFTVIKDLVVDRSSFDRIIQAGGFISVNTGNAVDANAIPIEKDKADASFAAAACIGCGACVAACKNSSAMLFLSAKVTHLAMLPQGSPERRNRALNMIAQMDKEGFGACTNTGACEAVCPKEISLANIARLNSEYLMAGLTAD, encoded by the coding sequence ATCAACCTCACGCTCAAAGTTTGGAAACAGAAGAACAGCAATACATCCGGGGAATTTGTGACCTATGATGTGAAAGACATTTCGACCGAAATGTCCTTCCTTGAAATGTTTGATGTATTGAATGAACGTCTGATCCGTGAAGGAAAGGAACCGATCGCTTTTGATCATGATTGTCGGGAGGGTATTTGCGGAATGTGTTCCATGTATATCAATGGTCGTCCCCATGGACCATGGCATGCTACCACCACCTGTCAATTGCACATGCGCGCTTTTCAGGATGGAGAAACGATCGTGGTTGAACCCTGGAGAGCCAATCCATTTACTGTGATCAAGGACCTGGTGGTTGACCGTAGTTCATTTGACCGGATCATTCAGGCCGGTGGTTTTATTTCAGTAAATACGGGGAATGCGGTAGATGCCAATGCCATTCCCATTGAGAAGGATAAAGCAGATGCCTCCTTTGCTGCAGCCGCCTGTATCGGTTGTGGTGCCTGCGTAGCCGCCTGTAAAAATAGTTCGGCCATGCTCTTCCTGTCCGCAAAAGTGACCCATCTGGCCATGTTGCCCCAAGGGTCGCCCGAACGCCGGAACAGGGCCCTGAACATGATCGCCCAAATGGATAAAGAAGGATTTGGTGCCTGTACCAATACCGGTGCCTGCGAGGCCGTCTGCCCCAAGGAAATTTCCCTGGCCAATATCGCCCGGTTGAATTCAGAATACCTGATGGCTGGGTTGACAGCAGACTAA
- a CDS encoding SusD/RagB family nutrient-binding outer membrane lipoprotein: protein MKNRFKIILATLGTLTLVISACTKKIDEAFNNPNAPTKVPVETLLPGIIGNFVGSSAAAGSAYGIANDGLYVGRYVQYWGTNTAGNQYDQMGGATGASDVLGSVWAMHYFGMGQNLNKMIFWGKEEEKWDYVGVGYAIRAWSWLTLTDMYGEVILKRAYDVDLLTFEYSTQEEVYDSVQINCRTALAYLDRTDGQASQANLAKGDAYFFNGDVQKWKKFVYAVLARSFNRLSNKSVYNPDSVIHYANLAMSSNADNAMAKFANTGITGTSNFYGPYRNNVGALRQTGFICDLLNGNNPSFSAVVDPRAYYLLRQNTNGTFRGVLMNKGTSGLAAGDQPQNFWGGTFGTTTPPTLDTGCRYIFKNGAPFPVITASEVQFMKAEALYRKGDKSGALAAYTLGISLSLDMLTGTYNDGVPSAYQITPAIKAAFLANPAVVPSAANLRLAHIMLQKYIALYGYGAIETWTDMRRFHFTDQEGGVQVYTSFTPPSGTDLFINNNGKWVYRARPRYNSEYLYNVAELNRIGALALDYNTKEQWFSQP, encoded by the coding sequence ATGAAAAATAGATTCAAAATTATACTGGCAACTCTTGGGACGTTGACCTTGGTGATTAGCGCCTGTACCAAGAAGATTGACGAAGCCTTCAACAACCCCAACGCACCTACCAAAGTTCCTGTGGAGACCCTTCTGCCAGGCATTATTGGGAATTTTGTTGGTAGTTCAGCCGCTGCCGGAAGTGCATACGGTATCGCTAATGATGGTTTATATGTTGGTCGTTATGTACAATACTGGGGAACAAATACAGCCGGTAATCAATACGATCAAATGGGAGGCGCGACTGGAGCAAGCGATGTTTTGGGATCGGTTTGGGCAATGCATTACTTTGGTATGGGACAAAACCTGAACAAGATGATTTTTTGGGGAAAAGAAGAGGAGAAATGGGATTATGTAGGGGTGGGTTATGCCATACGCGCCTGGAGCTGGCTTACCCTGACGGATATGTATGGTGAAGTCATTTTAAAAAGGGCCTATGATGTTGACCTGCTTACATTTGAGTACAGCACACAGGAAGAAGTATATGATTCTGTTCAAATCAACTGTCGCACCGCATTGGCCTATTTAGATCGTACGGATGGCCAAGCCAGCCAGGCCAACCTGGCAAAAGGTGATGCCTACTTTTTTAATGGTGATGTGCAGAAGTGGAAGAAATTTGTTTATGCTGTTTTGGCAAGAAGCTTTAATAGGTTGTCTAACAAATCGGTATACAACCCCGATTCCGTGATACACTATGCAAACCTGGCGATGAGCAGCAATGCGGATAATGCTATGGCCAAATTTGCCAATACGGGCATTACCGGAACTTCGAATTTCTATGGCCCGTACAGAAACAACGTTGGGGCCCTGCGGCAAACCGGATTCATTTGCGACTTATTAAATGGGAATAACCCCTCTTTCTCAGCTGTAGTAGATCCCCGGGCCTATTACCTTCTTCGTCAAAACACCAATGGAACTTTCCGTGGAGTGTTGATGAACAAAGGAACTTCGGGATTGGCAGCTGGTGACCAACCTCAAAATTTCTGGGGAGGCACTTTTGGTACCACCACGCCCCCAACCCTCGATACCGGTTGCCGATACATCTTTAAGAATGGGGCACCCTTCCCTGTAATCACCGCCTCAGAAGTTCAGTTCATGAAAGCGGAAGCCTTGTATCGAAAAGGAGATAAATCAGGCGCATTGGCTGCCTATACACTGGGTATTAGCCTGAGCCTGGATATGCTCACTGGTACATATAATGATGGAGTCCCTAGTGCCTACCAAATTACGCCGGCCATTAAAGCGGCATTCCTTGCTAATCCAGCTGTCGTGCCTTCTGCTGCCAACCTTAGATTGGCGCATATCATGCTGCAGAAGTACATTGCCTTGTATGGCTATGGTGCCATAGAAACCTGGACTGACATGAGGCGATTCCATTTTACAGATCAGGAAGGTGGTGTGCAAGTGTATACAAGCTTCACCCCACCATCGGGTACGGACCTCTTTATCAATAACAATGGAAAATGGGTTTACCGCGCCCGCCCACGCTACAATTCAGAGTACCTGTACAATGTGGCTGAATTGAACCGGATCGGGGCCCTGGCACTGGATTACAATACTAAAGAACAATGGTTCTCCCAACCTTAA
- a CDS encoding S9 family peptidase — protein sequence MPAYKLLPAALLFLLACNNQDTVKREPYKWPEGIKPPVAEKIDTALVAHGDTRIDEYYWMNDFFKKGPRSAEVVKYLEEENKYLDTMMAGAKQLREDLFTEMKGRIQEKDESVPVLNNGYYYYSRTDEGKQYYKYCRKKGSLDAPEEMLLDADKLAEGHGYFAASGYNISPDNKLMIFGLDTISRRQYVLQVKNLETGEVYPEKITGTSGSGAWASDNKTFFYGENDPVTLLTKRIKKHVLGTPVSSDVVVYEEKDPANYIGVYKTKSRRYLVIYSSATLSSEFRILDAETPDQPFKVFQPRMKDVLYGIDHWGDKFLVTTNMNAKNFKLMETPVTATTSENWKDVIPHRDDVLLEGVDLFQNYWVITERKEGLLQMRIRDVATGAEHYLDFGEPAYAAYTSSNPEFNTEVVRYSYTSMTTPNSVFDYNMKTKAKDLKKEQPVLGNFNKADYKTERIMAVSRDGVKVPVSLVYKTSMFKKDGSSPLLLNGYGSYGSSSDAYFSSARLSLLDRGFVFAIAHIRGGQEMGRQWYEDGKMMKKINTFNDFIDAGKFLISEKYTGQGHLYAEGGSAGGLLMGAIANMAPELWNGIIAGVPFVDVVTTMSDPSIPLTTNEYDEWGNPANKESYFYMKSYSPYDNVEAKAYPNMLVTTGLHDSQVQYFEPAKWVARMRAKKTGNGILLLKTNMEAGHGGASGRFDDLKETALQFAFLLSLEGINK from the coding sequence ATGCCTGCCTACAAACTTCTGCCCGCAGCCCTGCTATTTCTATTGGCTTGTAATAATCAAGACACCGTGAAAAGAGAACCATATAAATGGCCCGAGGGTATAAAACCCCCTGTAGCCGAAAAAATCGATACGGCCCTGGTGGCACATGGTGATACCCGGATAGACGAGTATTACTGGATGAACGATTTCTTTAAGAAAGGCCCCCGAAGCGCCGAAGTAGTCAAATACCTGGAAGAGGAGAACAAATACCTCGACACCATGATGGCCGGTGCCAAACAACTTCGGGAAGATCTCTTTACAGAGATGAAAGGCCGTATCCAGGAGAAAGATGAATCAGTGCCCGTGCTGAACAATGGATATTACTACTACAGCCGGACCGATGAAGGCAAGCAGTACTACAAATATTGCCGCAAAAAAGGATCGTTGGATGCGCCGGAAGAAATGCTGCTGGATGCCGATAAATTGGCCGAAGGCCATGGCTATTTCGCGGCCTCGGGTTACAATATCAGCCCGGATAATAAGTTGATGATCTTTGGTCTCGATACCATCTCCCGCCGCCAATATGTTCTGCAGGTAAAGAACCTGGAAACAGGGGAGGTCTATCCCGAAAAGATCACTGGTACCAGTGGTTCTGGTGCCTGGGCCAGTGACAATAAGACTTTCTTCTATGGAGAAAATGATCCCGTAACCTTGCTGACCAAACGGATCAAGAAGCACGTGCTGGGAACGCCCGTTTCATCGGATGTGGTGGTGTATGAAGAAAAAGATCCCGCCAATTATATCGGCGTTTATAAAACCAAATCACGCCGCTACCTGGTTATTTATTCCAGCGCAACGCTTTCGTCTGAGTTCCGCATCCTTGACGCGGAAACACCAGATCAGCCGTTTAAAGTTTTCCAGCCACGGATGAAAGATGTCCTTTACGGGATTGACCATTGGGGAGATAAATTTCTGGTGACCACGAATATGAATGCCAAGAATTTCAAACTGATGGAAACACCGGTGACGGCTACCACCAGTGAGAACTGGAAGGATGTGATCCCACACCGCGATGATGTATTGCTGGAAGGGGTGGACCTTTTCCAAAACTATTGGGTGATAACAGAACGGAAAGAAGGTCTGCTGCAAATGCGGATCCGTGATGTAGCAACAGGGGCTGAACATTATCTTGATTTTGGTGAACCCGCTTATGCGGCCTATACAAGTTCCAATCCGGAATTCAATACGGAAGTGGTGCGGTATTCTTATACGTCCATGACCACTCCCAATTCAGTGTTTGACTATAACATGAAAACAAAGGCAAAGGACCTGAAAAAGGAACAGCCGGTATTGGGTAATTTCAATAAAGCGGATTATAAAACCGAACGGATCATGGCTGTTTCCCGCGACGGGGTAAAAGTGCCAGTGTCCCTGGTGTATAAAACCAGTATGTTTAAAAAAGATGGATCCTCTCCGTTGCTCCTGAATGGATATGGTTCTTACGGCAGTAGTTCGGATGCCTATTTCAGCAGCGCCCGATTAAGCCTGCTTGACCGGGGTTTTGTATTCGCCATTGCACATATCCGTGGTGGACAGGAAATGGGCCGTCAGTGGTATGAGGATGGCAAGATGATGAAGAAGATAAACACCTTTAATGACTTCATTGATGCAGGAAAATTCCTCATCAGTGAAAAATATACAGGCCAGGGACATTTGTATGCCGAAGGAGGCAGTGCTGGTGGTTTACTCATGGGTGCTATCGCCAATATGGCCCCTGAACTTTGGAACGGTATCATTGCAGGAGTTCCCTTTGTGGATGTGGTCACCACCATGTCCGATCCCAGCATACCCCTTACCACCAACGAATACGATGAATGGGGCAACCCGGCCAATAAGGAATCATATTTCTACATGAAATCCTATTCACCCTACGACAATGTGGAGGCAAAAGCCTATCCCAATATGCTGGTGACAACAGGGCTTCATGACTCTCAGGTTCAATATTTTGAGCCTGCCAAATGGGTGGCGAGAATGCGCGCCAAAAAGACCGGAAATGGAATTTTGTTGTTGAAAACCAATATGGAAGCGGGACATGGTGGAGCTTCCGGTCGATTTGATGACCTTAAGGAAACCGCCCTTCAGTTTGCCTTCCTTCTTTCCCTCGAGGGAATTAATAAATAG